The region GATATCGCGGAAGTGGAGGAAAGGAAAATGTTTCATGAAAATAGCAGTTGCCAGCGGTAAGGGTGGAACAGGAAAGACGACCATTTCAACGAATCTCGCTCTTTACGTAGCCGGGCAGGGATATGATACTGTTTACTTTGACTGTGATGTCGAGGAACCCAATGGTCATCTGTTTCTCAGACCGGTTATCACAAAAAAGGAAGCCTCTTCGATTCCAGTCCCAGTGATAGATGAATCAAAATGCTGTGCTTGCGGGGAATGTGTCAGGTTTTGTGAATATAAAGCGTTAGTGAGACTTGGAAAAATCGTTATGGTATTTCCAGAGCTCTGCCATGGATGTGGTGGTTGTACGATAGGCTGCCCTAATCATGCGATACAGGAACAAGAGCGCGAAATTGGGATAATTGAAGCAGGTCAATCAGGGAAAGTCGGATTTGTACATGGCCGAATGAATATCGGCGAAGCAATGAGTCCTCCACTTATAAGAGATGTTCTTCAGCAGATTCCCAACAAAGAGGTAAATATTATCGATGCTCCGCCGGGTACTTCTTGCCCGGTAATCGCTTCGATTAGGGATACAGATTTTGTAGTCCTTGTTACTGAGCCAACACCGTTTGGACTCAATGACCTGGGGTTGGCACTCGATATGATCAGAGAACTTGGTATTCCGCATGGTGTCGTTGTCAACCGTGCGGAAGATGGGAACCGGGACGCGGAAAGTTTCTGTGAAAAGCGGCAGGTAGAGATTTTGGCGCAAATTGCCGATGATCGAAGGATTGCCGAATGCTATTCAAAAGGAGAATTGATTCTGATAGGTGTTCCGGGTGTACAAAAAAGATTCGAAGAACTTTGGCAAGCCATCCGAAAGCGACTTATGGCATGAAAGAGATTGTTATTATTAGTGGTAAAGGCGGAACCGGGAAAACGAGCATCACTGCTTCTTTTGCGTCGTTTGCAGCGACAAAAGCTGTGCTTGCAGATTGTGATGTTGATGCTGCCGATCTTCATCTGATCCTCAAACCTGTCATTAGAAATCGAACCGAATTCCGCAGCGGGTACAAGGCAACTATTAAGCTGGACAAGTGTACTGGCTGTGGAAAATGTCTCGAGCTGTGCCGATTCGAAGCGGTGCGTGATGTAACAACCTGGGACAAATTACCCGGCATCATTTATACAATTGATCCTGTTG is a window of Fibrobacter sp. DNA encoding:
- a CDS encoding P-loop NTPase — protein: MKIAVASGKGGTGKTTISTNLALYVAGQGYDTVYFDCDVEEPNGHLFLRPVITKKEASSIPVPVIDESKCCACGECVRFCEYKALVRLGKIVMVFPELCHGCGGCTIGCPNHAIQEQEREIGIIEAGQSGKVGFVHGRMNIGEAMSPPLIRDVLQQIPNKEVNIIDAPPGTSCPVIASIRDTDFVVLVTEPTPFGLNDLGLALDMIRELGIPHGVVVNRAEDGNRDAESFCEKRQVEILAQIADDRRIAECYSKGELILIGVPGVQKRFEELWQAIRKRLMA